TTAAAGCCAGTTCCACTGCTTTAACTACATATTCAAAAGCAGCATTTCCTGCCATAGCTTGTACTTTCCCTGGAAGAAGCTCATGAATTTGAATATTATCAAGATGCAGTACGTTGAGCACCCCCTCTTGAAACTTTGCTTCCGACACCTGATTCACTTTATTTAACTGAATACCTTCAATACGAATAATATCTTTCACTTTGTTCATGACATCTATATTACCAATGACTACTAAGTTACAATCTTCTACTTTGTTATGCTTAAAGCTTTTTAAGATAATCTCAGGACCTATACCTGCTGGATCTCCCATTGTGATTCCAATAACTGCTTTGTGTTTTGTCATAACATATCACCCTTTCTTCAAAGACGCGATAATTTTTGAAATTGCGTCCTCTTCTCCAAATCCACCTGCTTTTGTTACAATAGCTATATGCCCATATTCCTTACTAATAAATTTTCCTACGGGGATAGCAGGTAGTAATTCATCTTCAATTAATGTCCCAGAAACCTCCATAAGTCTTGCTGCTTTAATAGCAATGTCTCCACCTGTTAATAATAATCCTTTTATTTTTAATTTTTTACAAAGGTCCTTTGTGACTTCTCCTAAAAACTCAGCAATCTCTCTACTTATATCATTATTCGTCCACCCTTTTTCTCTGCCTACTTGCCGAGCATATTCAACATCTTTCCTGGTTTTAGCTGATCTAATAATAACATCCTTCTCTTCTTTTATGTAATTATCTATCATTTTCATTATTCTTATTTTTTCCTCTTTAGGATGATCAAAGGCATTTTTTATATTAATATCAATCACCTCTACAGAAGGGTCTTTGGCAGCAAAATTCACCTGTGCTCTAGTAATGTCGCTGACACTTCCTGCAACAACCACAACATTCCCCTTTTTCATCTTTAAAGTATCTTTCCTTACTATGCCTAAAGCATCAGGAAGAAATTCGGCTAGCCCAGCAGAACCAGCAAAAATAAGCTTCTTCTCTATTCCTGCGGTTGCAGTAGAAATGTTTATTAAATCTTCACTACTGATAGCATCTATAACAATAATTTCAATGCCTCTTTCAGCAAATTTTTTAATCTTTTCCATAATGGCCTCAGGGCCTTTTAATACATTTTGAAGATGAATAATTCCTATTTTCCTATCCGTCTGTAAAGCAATAATATCTGGAATATAGGAATAATGTACTGGATTCATAGGATCTTTAGCAAATTCTGTTTTTTCTAGGGGAACATGTTGAACTAACTGGATCCCCCCCACAACAGTTCTGCCGTTTTTGGGTAAGCTAGGAACCACGATAGCTAGATTTGTCTCAGTAGCTTGCATCACTGCTTCAATCTCTGCCCCAATGTTTCCTCTAAGGGTAGAATCTAACTTTTTATAAATATAATCAATCTGGTTAGCCTGTAGTACCTTAGCCACCTTGTTTACTTTTTCATAAGCTATTTCTTTTGCATCAAATCTACTTTCCGTATCTACCACTACTACATCTAAGTCCTCAAGAGCCTCTTTAATGTTATCTATATTGGTCAGAACACCGGTCTTTAAACCCTTTTTTGTGAACTGGACCCCTGTGTCATTAGATCCTGTAAAATCATCAGCAATAATGGCGAGTTTTTTATTCATTCTATCAGCTCCTAATTCTTCATCTTAATAATTTTACCATATTCGTATACATATTATCTATTCTATTGTTATCCTATTTTCTCCTCCCTATGCAAAGACCAATTGGATCAGACTTAGTAGCATACTTTGCGAAAACTATATTCTAAATACACCCATAAATAAAGAAAGCAGGCACAGACCAATTTCCTGCTTTCTTATGAAAACCTAGATAACTGTCATTTAACTAAACAAAAAATTTAAATCTAACTAACCAATACCTCCATACACAATCCCTAAAATAATCACGATAACTGAAACCAGCACAAATACATATTTCGCTAAAGGTTCAAACCACTTACCTAAAGGTTTTTCTGCTCCACAATTTATTTCATTTCTGACCTTCTCAATACCATATACCCAGAAGAAAGTTACCGCTGCAATAAGTGTTCCTAATGGAGCTATATAAATCGTAACAATATCAGAAAAATTTCCAAATAGATTCATGTTTAAGCTTAGAGGAATAGCTATGAAAAAAGATATTATTCCTATGAAAATCACGCTCTTCTCTCTGCTCCATTTAACTTTTTCCATAAAGGCTTCCGAAGTTGCCTCCATCATGTTTATCGTAGAAGATATAGCTGCAAATACAATGCTTCCAAAGAATATAGCACCAAATAAATGTCCTCCTGCCATAGATTTAAATATGGTAGGTACTGTTATAAATAAAAGCGTTGGTCCTGCAGCTGGATCCAAACCAAAAGCAAAAGCTGCTGGTATGATAATAAAAGCTGCTAATATTGCTGCTAAGGCATCATAAAACACTGTATTAAATGCTGATGATGGTATATCTAAACTTTTATCTGCATAGCTCCCATACACTACCATGCCTGCCCCATTTAAAGATACAGTGAAAAATGCTTGTCCCAATGCCATTACCCAAGTTACTGGATCTAGTAGATAAGACCACTTAGGTATTAACAAATATTTAATTCCTTCAGATGCACCCGGCAATGTCAGTGCCCTTATTAACAAAACGATAAACACTAGAAAAAGAGTGGGCATCATGACATTGTTAGCCTTTTCTATACCTTTACTTACGCCAAAGGTTAATATGATGGTTGTTATCGTTATAGCTAATGCAAGCCAAACAATGGTCTGGTTACTTCCTAAAAAGCTATCTAAATAGGTTTCTACATCTATATTTCTAAAATTATTAACAACACTCATTGAAAAATATTTTAGAACCCATCCTACTACTACATTATAAAATAAAAAAATACCGCATACACCCAAGGTAGGTATTATAGATAAAATAGATGCTCCAGCAATTTTTTTATCATCTAGTATTTCCTTAATCCCTGCCATAGAACCTTTGCCTTTAGCTCTACCTAATGCAAACTCACCCATAAGTCCTGTTGTTCCTAGTATAAAAACAAATAGTAGATAAGGTATAAGAAAAGCAGCCCCTCCATACCTGCCCAATCTCCAGGAGAACATCCATACATTTCCTAATCCTACTGCTGAACCTACGCAGGACAGTATAAATCCAAGTTTACTATTAAACCCCTCTCTTTCTTGAATTTGATTGATTCCCTCGGTTTCAGTAACTTTCATTTTACTAGCCTCCTTATTCTATTTATAAAACAAAAAAACCACACAGACTTTATATCATGTGGTTTAACCTTCTCATAATAAAAAACCACATAGAAGAATCTACGTGGTTTTTTGCACTACCAATATACCATCATAGATACAAACCGTATTTTAAAAACAATTTACAAGTTTGCATCTATGAATTTTTTCATTTCAGCAA
The sequence above is drawn from the Clostridium formicaceticum genome and encodes:
- a CDS encoding four-carbon acid sugar kinase family protein, with the protein product MNKKLAIIADDFTGSNDTGVQFTKKGLKTGVLTNIDNIKEALEDLDVVVVDTESRFDAKEIAYEKVNKVAKVLQANQIDYIYKKLDSTLRGNIGAEIEAVMQATETNLAIVVPSLPKNGRTVVGGIQLVQHVPLEKTEFAKDPMNPVHYSYIPDIIALQTDRKIGIIHLQNVLKGPEAIMEKIKKFAERGIEIIVIDAISSEDLINISTATAGIEKKLIFAGSAGLAEFLPDALGIVRKDTLKMKKGNVVVVAGSVSDITRAQVNFAAKDPSVEVIDINIKNAFDHPKEEKIRIMKMIDNYIKEEKDVIIRSAKTRKDVEYARQVGREKGWTNNDISREIAEFLGEVTKDLCKKLKIKGLLLTGGDIAIKAARLMEVSGTLIEDELLPAIPVGKFISKEYGHIAIVTKAGGFGEEDAISKIIASLKKG